A part of Podarcis muralis chromosome 13, rPodMur119.hap1.1, whole genome shotgun sequence genomic DNA contains:
- the LTB4R gene encoding leukotriene B4 receptor 1, with amino-acid sequence MSASNITQNATSALSPLPGATVGLTVLSLAFILGFPGNAFVVWSAGCVVRKRTVTCLLILHLAIADLAVLLTAPVFLRFLSAGNWELGEAVCKACHYICGVSMYGSVFLIALMSLDRCLAISKPFISQKIRTKRTTWLLVLAIWLAAVFLAIPVLFFRKVIFWGNRYICLILHPTTNHLIFHNLFETITGFVVPFVAVLYSYGTIGLRLKETRFRRKRRTNHLIGLIVLAFAIFWLPYHTVNLLDVAAVWSGSENVKKAAKMARPTLVALAFFSSSVNPILYAFSGSSFIRSAGFGFMAKLFEGTASEVSSYRRGTSRDHQYQADAKLATLNNVSPESMTMSTNPVENGSSREHEDTFKPLKSP; translated from the coding sequence ATGAGCGCTTCCAACATCACCCAGAATGCAACATCAGCGCTATCGCCCTTGCCAGGCGCAACAGTTGGCCTAACTGTGCTCTCTCTCGCCTTCATTCTGGGCTTCCCTGGCAATGCTTTTGTGGTTTGGAGCGCAGGCTGCGTTGTCCGCAAGCGTACGGTCACATGCCTCCTCATCCTTCACCTGGCCATCGCTGACTTGGCAGTGCTGCTCACGGCGCCCGTATTCCTGCGGTTTCTAAGCGCTGGGAACTGGGAACTCGGCGAGGCGGTCTGCAAAGCCTGCCATTACATCTGTGGGGTCAGCATGTACGGCAGCGTGTTTCTCATTGCCCTCATGAGCTTGGACCGCTGCTTAGCTATCTCCAAGCCCTTCATCTCACAGAAGATACGCACCAAACGCACCACATGGCTTCTGGTTTTGGCAATTTGGTTGGCTGCTGTTTTCTTGGCCATCCCTGTACTTTTCTTCAGAAAGGTGATTTTTTGGGGAAATAGGTATATTTGTTTAATCCTTCATCCCACAACCAATCATTTGATCTTCCACAATCTCTTCGAAACCATCACTGGGTTTGTGGTGCCTTTTGTTGCCGTGCTCTACAGCTATGGAACCATCGGCCTACGGCTGAAGGAGACCCGTTTCCGTCGGAAACGCCGTACAAACCACCTCATCGGACTTATCGTGCTGGCCTTTGCTATTTTCTGGCTCCCGTATCACACGGTGAACCTTCTGGATGTGGCTGCTGTGTGGAGCGGCTCTGAAAATGTCAAAAAAGCCGCTAAGATGGCTAGGCCGACCTTGGTGGCTCTCGCCTTCTTCAGCAGTAGCGTCAACCCCATCCTTTATGCCTTCAGCGGCAGCTCTTTCATTCGATCAGCCGGCTTTGGATTCATGGCCAAACTCTTTGAAGGAACTGCCTCAGAAGTGTCCAGCTACAGGCGTGGTACCAGCCGGGACCATCAGTACCAGGCAGACGCCAAGTTGGCCACCTTAAATAATGTGAGTCCCGAGTCTATGACCATGTCTACTAACCCAGTGGAGAATGGATCATCTCGAGAACATGAAGATACTTTTAAACCTCTCAAGTCACCTTGA